CACCGATCCGATGTGGTGCCACCACGGCTGGATGCCCGCGGCGAAGCCCTCGACCGCCCACATCCGGGCTTCCGGCTCGGGCTTGCTGCCCAGCCGGAAGGTCGGCGTTCCCGCGTCGTACATCGCCGTGCTCTCCGGGACCAGCGCGTCCCAGCCGAGCAGACCGTGCAGCACCTTGCCGCTGTCGCCGTTGGCCTGGAAGCCGGACTGCTCGTGTCTGTACTGCGAGTCCAGCATGAGGATCGGGGTCCGCTCACAGATCGCCTTGTGGTCGCGGAACCTGCGGCTCTGCGACACCAGGTCGCCGCCGTTCATGCCGATCCACAGGCAGTCCGGACCCCCTGCGCGGGTGGTCACCTCGTTGTTGAGGTCCCAGACGGCGAGTCGCTGCCGGTAGCTCCACTCGACCCAGCGCCGGTAGGCGTGGTCGGCCCAGTCCACCGAGCCGGGCAAGGCGAGGTTGACATCGCGGCCGAACGCTTCCCGGCAGCTCTCGCAGTAGCAGATGTGGTCCCGGTCCAGGCCGCTCCAGCTGTTGTCGGTGATCCCGTCCGGAGCACTGCGGGCGATGATCTCCTCCAGCACCGACGGCAGGTACGACCGGTAGTACGGGCCGTTGACGCACGCCACGTAGAGGTCGCCGGCCCGGTACGGCCGGCTGCCGGCGTCGACGGCGAACCAGTCCGGGTGCTCCAGGTAGAAGTCCTCGGCCGCGCGGTTGGAGTCCATCCGGGCGAGGACGGTGAGCCCCTCCTCCCGCGCGGCCCGCACCACGTCGCCGTAGAGGTCCTTCTCCCCGAGGAAGGCCGCACGGTGCTGGAGCCGATGGGTGCTCGGGTAGTAGGCGACGATCCCACCGGCGTTGACGATCACGCCCTGCACCCGCGTCCGGCGCCAGTAGTCCCGCCACCACTGTGCGTCGTAGCGCACCGGATCCTTCTCGGTGAGGTTCGTCTGCCCCCACCGGACGGTGCGGCGATACCACGGGTCCTTGCGTGCCGGCTCCCTCTGCGAGGCGGCCATCACGCGTCCAGCGCCCGCACCGCGTCGCCCGCGCCGGACAGGTTGTCCAGCCGCATCTCGGAGTACTTCCTGGACAGCACGACTCCCTGCGCACCACCCTCGAACGCGGCGAGCACGGCGTCTCGCACCGACTCCCGCGAGCACTGCGTCAGGTCGCCCCGCGTCGTGTCCCAGTTGGCCTTGCCGACATGGGTGGACGGCTCGAGGTTCTCGCTGGGCTGGCCGACCGGGATGTCGATGTCGATCCCAGGGTAGATCGCGGCCCTGCCGGCCACTCCCCGGACCGCGCGCTCGGTCTCCCGGCGCACGTAGTCGGCCGAGAAGCCGGTCTGCGGTAGTTTCTCGTACGCACCCTCGTCCAGCTGCAGAAGCTTGAGCATCAGCGGGTAGACGTCCTCGGGCTCGGCGTCGGCGAAGAGACCCGCACAGATGTTCTTCACCCAGGTGTAGAAGCGGGGGCCCGCGCAGTTGTTGTAGATCACCACCTTGATGAAGTCGGAGAACTTCGCCATCTCCTCGTAGTTCTGGTCGGCACGGTAGAACGGGCTGAACGAGATGTTGTGGTAAACGTGCCACCCGACCTCGATCTCGGGCGCTCCCGCCTTCGCCGCACCGTAGATGTCGCGGTAGAGCTGGCGCTGGCTCTCGGTCCACAACGTCTGCCAGGCAAGGATCTCCGGGTAGGTGAGGAGGATCCGCCAGAACGTCACGAACGCGCCGTCCGCGGGCCGCTCCCCCGCACCGACCTTCGCGTTCCACTCCACCAGGGCGCGGTATCCCTCCTGCGCACGGGCCACGTCGATGCCGCGCTCCCGGCCGATCCGCGCACAGTGCGGGCAGAAGCAGCCGACGTCGCCGACCTGGACCGGCCCCTGCAGAAGGAGGTTGAGCGGTCCGGGGCGTTCCGAACACCAGGCGAGGCCGTCGAGCTCGTAGCTGTGCACGTAGTCCTCGACGAAACCCAGGTGCCAGTTGCGGTAGTCGGGGTTGTTGAAGCAGGGCCGCAGGCCGGGCCGCGACCACGCGTCCACCTCGAGCACCTTGGCGAAGTTCGGGTAGGTGCGCAGCTCCCTGGCGGATCCACTCTCCTCCATCCAGGCGTACGACTTCATCCCGCGTGCCCGGGCCCGAGGCACCAGCGTCGCCAGCAGGTCGAGGTCGGGATGCTCCGGTGCCCGTCCGGCCGCGCCGAGGACGGTGTTGCCGTAGTACTCCGGGTGCGGCGTGGCGTAGTTGCCGCCGCGCCAGCCGAGGTCGTACGACTGCACGCCGTGGTCGGGCAGCGGGTAGCCGGGCACCTGGCGGCCCCCGGTCCCGCGGGTCCACGTCGGTGTCGCGAGAAACAGCGCGTTGACACCCCCGCGTTCGGCCAGCACGTCGAGCGTGGCGTCGACACCCTCGTCGACGAACGACACCGCCCCGATCTGGATTGCCACCACAGGATCGTTCACCGAACTGCTCCTTCTTCGTTGGCGTCGTTCGTTCTTGAAGTCATTTCAGCCCGGTCATGGTGATGCCCTGGATGAAGTACCGCTGGGCCAGCAGGAACACGATGATCACCGGCACGACCGAGACCGTCGCACCCGCCATCAGGAGGCTGAGCTGGCTGAAGTACTCGCCCTGGAACTGCGCCAGCGCGACCGGCAGGGTCTGGAGGTTCTCGGAGTTCAGGTAGATCAGCGGCCCGAACAGGTCGTTCCAGGAGTCGAGGAAGGTGAACACTGCGATCGCCGCGAGCACCGGCTTGGTCTGGGGCAGCATGATCCGCCAGTAGATCCCGAACGTCGACGCGCCGTCGATCTTCGCGGCATCCTCCAGCTCGTTCGGCACGGTCTTGAAGGCCTGCCGCATCAGGAAGGTCGCGAACACCGGTGTCAGCACCCGCGGCACCCACAGCGGGTAGTGCGTGTCGATCCAGCCGATCTGCCGGAAGACGATGTACTGCGGAATCAGGTAGGCGATGCCGGGGATGATCGAGGTGGCCAGCAGGACCATGAACGCCACGTCCCTGCCGGCGAACCGCAACCGTGCGAACGCGTACCCCGCCATCGAGGAGACCACCAGGATCCCGACCACGTTGTACGCCGCGAGCTTGACGCTGTTGAACAAGAAGACCGGGATGCGGCCGAAGACATCCGCGTAGTTGCTCCACAGCGGGTGGTTCGGGAAGAAGTCCGGTGGGATCGTCAGCACCTGCGCCTCGGGCTTGAGGGAGCTGGACAGCATCCACACCAGCGGCAGCAGGAACGCCGCCGCGAGCACGAGCATCACCACGTAGAGGACTGCCTTGACGCTGAGTCTGCCGATGCTCATGCGTAGAACACCCACCTGTTCTGGAGCTTCCACTGCGCGTAGGTCACGCTCGCGATCACCGCGAAGAGGATCCACGCCAGTGCACAGGCGTAGCCCATCTTCCCGTACGCAAAGGCGTTCTCGTACAGGTTGTAGATGTAGACGCTGGTGGAGTGCCCGGGTCCGCCCTTGGTCATGACGTAGATCAGGCCGAAGACCTGGAACGAGCTGATGAACTGCGTGATCAGCAGGAAGAGGAAGTGCGGGGTCAGCAGCGGCAGGGTGACGTACCTGACCCGGGCGAACGAACTCGCACCGTCGATCTTCGCCGACTCGTACAGCATCTCCGGGATCCCCTGCAGGCCGGCCAGCAGGATGATCATCGGGTAGCCGACTCCCTGCCAGACGCTGACCAGGATCACCGCCGGCATCGCCCAGGTCGAACTCGAGAGCCACTCCGGGCCATGGATACCGACCTGCTGGAGCAGGCCGTTGACCACTCCGTCGCTGGGGTGGAAGAACCAGAACCACACGAAGCCGATCGCGACGACGTTCGTCACGTACGGAGCGAAGAAGGCCGTCCGGAAGAACGAGACTCCGCGGACCCGCTGGGCACAGAGCACGGCGAGGAGGAAGCCGATGCCCACGGTCAGCGGGATGCTGGCCAGCGTGAAGTACGTCGTGTTCCACAACGTCGTGTAGAACAACGGGTCGTCGGTGAAGATGTCGGTGAAGTTCGACAGCCCGACGAACTCCGGCGGTGAGATCCCGTCCCACTTCGTCAGCGACGCCGCCATCGACACGAGGATCGGGAAGAACTGGAACGCCACCACGCCGACGACGATGGGACTGATGAACAGCCAGCCGGTGAGGTTGGTCCGTCGCCGCGCCACCCGGGAAGGGTCGGGTGTGGCGCCGGGTGTTTCGCGTGTCGTCTCGGCTGTCACCAGTGACTGCATCCTGGGCTCCACCTGACCTCTGGGTTCCGGCTCGGTCGTTCGCGCGGCAGATACTGCGAAACCTCAACCCTGCAGGGCCTTCTCCACCTGTGCCTTGACCCCGGTCAGCACGTCGCGCACCGGCTTCTCGCAGTTGTAGGCGTCGTCCAGGGCCGGGCGGTACAGGTCCCGCGCGCCCAGCGTGTTCTTCGTCTGGTTCGGCGCGGTGAGATGCTTCGCGGCCACGCCGAAGAGGTTGAGGTGCGCGGGGCTCTTGTCGCCCGCGCCGAGCTGGGCGGCCACCGCGTTGTTGATCGGGGTGAACTGCCCGCCCTCGAGGAGGATCTTCCCGCCCTCCTCACTCGCCAGGAACTTCAGCAGCTCCCATGCCTTGTCCGGGTTCTTCGCCGCCTTCGGGATCGTGAAGACGATGACGCTGGACTCGGTTCGCTGCTGTACGTCACCGGGCGGCGGTGCGACGTCCCAGGTGAAGTCCTTGATGGTGCTGCGCAGGTAGGGCACCGCGCCGAAGGTGGCGAAGTACATCGCGACCTTGCCCTGCGCGAACAGCTGGTTGTCGATGCCGTCCTGCTGCAGCTGCGACCAGGGCGGCTGGGCCTTCTCCTTGCAGGTGAGGTCGGTCGCCCACTGCAGGGCCTCGCTCTCGGTGCTGCCCGCGAGGGTGAACTTCGTGCCGTCGTCGGAGAAGATGCCAGTGGGGCTTCCGTGGTTGATGGTGAAGGTCTGCTCGTACCCGGTGTCGTAGTAGACGAGCGCTCCCCAGCGTTTGCCGGGCACGGTCAGCTTCTTCGCCCGGTCGGCGAAGTCGTCCCACTTCCAGCCGTCCATGGTCCACGTCGTCGGCGGCAGTTCGACGTTCGCCTCCTTGAAGGCGTCGACGTTGTAGAACATCAAGCGGGGTTGGTATCCGAGGACCCAGGCCGTGTGCTGCCCGTTGGGCTGCCGGGCGAACTCGAACGACTCCTTGGCGTACGCGGTGACGTCGAGCTTGTCCTTCCTGATGTACTTGTTCAGGTCGAGCAGGGCGCCGCGTGCGGAGAAGCCCCGGACGAAGTCGTCGTTGATCCGCATGATGTCCGGCGGCTGACCGCCGGCCAGCAGCGTCCGCATCTTGGTGTCGTAGTCCGCCGTCGGCGTCGGCTGGACGACGACCTTGGTGCCGCTCTTCTTCTCCCACGCCCTGATCGCCTTCTCCAGGGGCGTGCCCTTCAACGTGTCCCAGTTCAGGAAGGTCACCTCGTCGGAGGAGGACGACGCCTTGCCGCCACATCCGGACACGAGACTCCCGCCCGCAAGGCCGAGCGTCCCTGCCACGAAGGCGCGGCGGCTCACCGCTGAGGCCGTCTGATTCACCGGAATCTCCGATCGTCGACCGTCGCGCGGGCAGGCGCCGCGCTCGAAGGGTCCCCCTCGCCAGGTGTCTGGCGCCGGTGCCTGTCGCCGCGTGGTCGGCGGACTTCGGCATCGGATGGATCGGGTTGTGAATACGTATCTACGCTTGCCCCGCAAGGTGGTCAACAGTTCCGCGTGGATCACGTCCGGACTAGGACGGCACCGACGGTGAGGTGATTTCCTTGTGCTCCGAGGACGAGCGCAGGCGGAGGTTGCCATGGCGAGTGTGGAACGAGTGGGTACGAGCAGGGACCTGGCCCGGCTGGCCGGTGTCTCCCAGTCCACGGTGTCCCGCGTACTCACCAACCATCCGCGGGTCAGCGCCGAGACGCGGGCCAGGGTCCTGAAAGTCCTGGCCGAGACCAACTACACCCCACATGCGCTCGCGCGGGCGATGAAGACCGGGCGTACGGACTCCATCGGCGTCTTCATGTCCCGGGTGACCAGCCCCTTCCACGC
This Actinopolymorpha cephalotaxi DNA region includes the following protein-coding sequences:
- a CDS encoding carbohydrate ABC transporter permease, yielding MSIGRLSVKAVLYVVMLVLAAAFLLPLVWMLSSSLKPEAQVLTIPPDFFPNHPLWSNYADVFGRIPVFLFNSVKLAAYNVVGILVVSSMAGYAFARLRFAGRDVAFMVLLATSIIPGIAYLIPQYIVFRQIGWIDTHYPLWVPRVLTPVFATFLMRQAFKTVPNELEDAAKIDGASTFGIYWRIMLPQTKPVLAAIAVFTFLDSWNDLFGPLIYLNSENLQTLPVALAQFQGEYFSQLSLLMAGATVSVVPVIIVFLLAQRYFIQGITMTGLK
- a CDS encoding carbohydrate ABC transporter permease; the protein is MARRRTNLTGWLFISPIVVGVVAFQFFPILVSMAASLTKWDGISPPEFVGLSNFTDIFTDDPLFYTTLWNTTYFTLASIPLTVGIGFLLAVLCAQRVRGVSFFRTAFFAPYVTNVVAIGFVWFWFFHPSDGVVNGLLQQVGIHGPEWLSSSTWAMPAVILVSVWQGVGYPMIILLAGLQGIPEMLYESAKIDGASSFARVRYVTLPLLTPHFLFLLITQFISSFQVFGLIYVMTKGGPGHSTSVYIYNLYENAFAYGKMGYACALAWILFAVIASVTYAQWKLQNRWVFYA
- a CDS encoding ABC transporter substrate-binding protein, which codes for MSRRAFVAGTLGLAGGSLVSGCGGKASSSSDEVTFLNWDTLKGTPLEKAIRAWEKKSGTKVVVQPTPTADYDTKMRTLLAGGQPPDIMRINDDFVRGFSARGALLDLNKYIRKDKLDVTAYAKESFEFARQPNGQHTAWVLGYQPRLMFYNVDAFKEANVELPPTTWTMDGWKWDDFADRAKKLTVPGKRWGALVYYDTGYEQTFTINHGSPTGIFSDDGTKFTLAGSTESEALQWATDLTCKEKAQPPWSQLQQDGIDNQLFAQGKVAMYFATFGAVPYLRSTIKDFTWDVAPPPGDVQQRTESSVIVFTIPKAAKNPDKAWELLKFLASEEGGKILLEGGQFTPINNAVAAQLGAGDKSPAHLNLFGVAAKHLTAPNQTKNTLGARDLYRPALDDAYNCEKPVRDVLTGVKAQVEKALQG